In Blastococcus saxobsidens DD2, the genomic stretch GTCGCCGCGCAGGAGGAGGTCGTCTCGCCGTCGCGCACCTTCGAGGTCGACGAGGTCTGACCACCCGGCACGACGTCCCTCACCGCGGCGGTGCTGCCGGCTCCCGTCCCGTGTCGACCGCATCGGAGCGGCGCGGCACCGGCACCGTCTGCAGGTCCGATGCGACGACGACGTCCCCGTCGAAGACCTCGGCCGCCTCGTCGGAGAACCGCCGCGGGTCGTCGTAGCGCTGGGAGAAGTGGCTGAGCACCAGCCTCCGCACACCGCAGTCCGCGGCGACCGCCGCGGCCTGGCGGGCGGTCAGGTGCCCGTAGTCGCGCGCCAGGCCGGCGTCCTCGTGGAGGAACGTCGATTCGATGACCAGCAGGTCCGCCCCCTCCGCCAGGGCCCACACCGCATCGCACAGCCGGGTGTCCATCACGAAGGCGAAGCGCTGCCCGCGACGAGGGACGCTGACCTCCTCGAGCCGGACCGCCCGGCCGTCGCGCCGGAGGCCGCCCTCGCGTCGCAGCCGCCCGACGTCGGGCCCGGCGACGCCGTGCCGCGCCAGCAGATCCGGCAGCATCCGGCGCCCGTCGGGCTCGACCAGCCGGTAGCCGTAGGTCTCGACGGGGTGGTCCAGGCGGCGGGCCTCCAGCGTGCCGAACCTCCCGGTCACGACCGGCCCGTCCCCGGTCACCGGGCGTTCGGGTACGTCGAGCAGGTCGTGGAACTCCGACGCGTGGCGCAGCCGGTCGAACCACCGCTGGCCACCGGCCGGGTAGTGGGCGGGCACCGGGTGCGGCACCCGGTCCAGGTTCATCCGCTGCAGGACGCCCGGCAGCCCCAGGCAGTGGTCGCCGTGGAAGTGCGACACGCAGATGCGCGTGATGGCGCCGCTGGGGACGCCGGCCAGCAGCAGCTGCCGCTGGGTGCCCTCCCCCGGGTCGAACAGCAGACCCTCGCCGTCCCAGCGCAGCAGGTAGCCGTTGTGGTTGCGGTCCCGGGTCGGCGCCTGGCTCGAGGTGCCCAGGACGACCAGCTCACGCACCGACACGGCGGCCGCCGCCGATCAGCTGGGGTCGCCGGGCTCCTGCCCCATCGCCTCGTCGACCGAGGTCTCGCCGCCGGTCCGGCCGCCACCCGGGCTGGCCGGGTCCTTTCCCACGCTCGCGTGCGAACCCTCGTCGGTGTCCTCGGGCTGTGCCTGGCTGTTCGGGTCGGTCATCCCACGCTCCTCGGTCGGTCCCCGTCCGTAGGCCCATCCTGGCCGCCGGGCAGCGTCGCCGCGATCCGGGTGATCGTCGACTCCTCCACCGGCAGGTGCGGCACCACGCTCGTCACCTCGTCGGGCTCCAGGCCGGCCTCCCCGAGGGCGGCGAGCAGCAGGTCCGACTCCTCCGGCGGCACCGGCACGGAGCACCCGGAGTCCTCCAGGGCGGCCCGGGCGAGGAACAGCGCGCCGGCCAGGCTGTCGTCCGGTTCCGGAGCGGGCGCGGGCACGGCCGCGCGGGCCGCCGCCTCGGCCGCCCGGACCAGCGACAGCGGCAGCCCCTCGGCCTCGACCTCGATCAGCGGCACGTGCCCCAGTGCAGCGAGCACCAGGTGCTCGGCGTCGATGCGCAGCGGCGCCTCCCAGCCCCCGGCGCGCACCACGTCGGCCACGTCCACGGGATCCTCGCCCAGGTCGTCGGCGAGCTCCGCCCAGTCCGCCCGCCGGGTGGTCCGGCCCCGCTCACCCGCCAGCCGGCAGGTCTCCGCCACGAACGGCACCAGGACCTCGTCGTCGAACCGTTCGGCCTCCAGCCGGCCGTCCGGGCCGACCATCGCCAAGGCGTCCTGGAAGCTGCCCGGCCGGGCGTCCCCGAGGTCCACCCGGCCGTCCTCCTCATCGCCCAGCGGCTGCCCGTTCGCCGCCCGCTCTCCCACGGTCAGGCCGCTGGGCGCGAGCCGGCCGGAGTGCCGTCGGTAGTGCGGCCGGTCGGAGAGCCCCACGGCCCAGGCGCAGGTCTCGGCGATCAGCGCGGCCCCGCGCTCGCGGAGCACCTCGCGGGTGAGCAGTCCCATCCAGTCGATGTCGAACACGCCTCCACTGTGCCGCGCCGGCCGGCGTCCGCGCCGCGGACGACCGGCGATCCGGCACGCCGTGCTGAGTGCTCCGCCGCGCTGCCCTACCGTGGAGGGGGAGTCCGGGGCAGCGGACGGACACAGCGGGAGTGCAGGTGGACTGGACGACGACGGGTGGGGCGGGCCGTCCCGCGCCCGGAGGGTTCCCGCACGACGCGCTGCTGTACGACTCGACCGAGCAGCTGGTCGCCCTGGCGGCACCCTTCCTGCGGGCGGGCCTGGCCGAGGGTGACGCCGCCGTGGTCGCCACGCGGCCCGACACCGCCGCTGCGCTGCGCGAGGCCCTGGACGACGATCCGCGGCTGCAGGTCGTCGAGCGCCACGCGGTCTACCGCCCGCGCACGCCCGAGGCGATCACCACCTTCCGCCGGCTGGCCGAGCAGTGCACGGCCGCGGGCGCCGGCCGGGTGCGGGTCGTGGGCGAGGCCGACTACGGCCGCACGGAGCGCGACTGGCTGGAGTGGGAGCGCTAC encodes the following:
- a CDS encoding ribonuclease Z, whose amino-acid sequence is MSVRELVVLGTSSQAPTRDRNHNGYLLRWDGEGLLFDPGEGTQRQLLLAGVPSGAITRICVSHFHGDHCLGLPGVLQRMNLDRVPHPVPAHYPAGGQRWFDRLRHASEFHDLLDVPERPVTGDGPVVTGRFGTLEARRLDHPVETYGYRLVEPDGRRMLPDLLARHGVAGPDVGRLRREGGLRRDGRAVRLEEVSVPRRGQRFAFVMDTRLCDAVWALAEGADLLVIESTFLHEDAGLARDYGHLTARQAAAVAADCGVRRLVLSHFSQRYDDPRRFSDEAAEVFDGDVVVASDLQTVPVPRRSDAVDTGREPAAPPR